The Actinomycetota bacterium genome includes the window ACCCGGACACGATTGTGGAAACGGGAGGAGGGCTGGGGACGGCCCCTGCCGCGTCCTCGCCCATGTGGTGATCGAGGTCAGGAAGCCGGCGCGACCGCCCTGCCGTCGGTGACCTGCCAGACGCGGTAGGCCCTGGCTGCGGCCTGCGCCTCGGGGACGACCCACGTCCCGCCGACGACGGCGACGGCATCACGCCCCGTCCGCGCGAGCAGGTCGGCCCGCCTCCGCGCCCGGTCGACGTCCTTCAGGCCCACGCCGACCGACGCCTCGACGACCACGAAGACCTCCGTCCTGTCTTCCCGACGTCGGCCCACGAGCACGGCGTCGGCCCGGCGGAGCTCGTCGGTCTCGTCCTCGGTGAGGTGCCCGTCGGCCACAGCGGCCTCGAGCAGGTCGTCGAGCTCCCGCGGCGACAGGGTGTGCAGACCGCGAGCGATGGTGGACAGGTAGGTATGTGGGCGCTCCCGGTAACGGCGTTCGATCGCGTCACCACGCAGCCAGTCGACGTGTCCGGTCAGCGCCGAGACCTGCTCGGTCAGGCCCTCGACGATCCGCGCAAGCCGGTCCACATACCGACCAAGCTCCTCGAGGCGCTCCTCGGTCCGCACCTGCGCTGCCGCCAGCGCGTCCACGCGCCCCGCCAACGCCTCCAGCCGCTCCTCGGTCCGCACCTGCGCTGCCGCCAGCGCATCGAGAGAACGCGTCACCCGTCCCCAGTCGGTGACGCCGAGCAACTCGCGGAGCTCCGTCTGGCGCTCCGGATGTTCGCGCAGCAGGCGGAGGAGACGGTCGAGTTCGTCGCTGGTCACCTGTCGAGCGTAACCCCGGGCCCACGCCTGGACCGCGCCGTCGTCCTCGGATCCTGTGGAGACCAACGGACGCAGCCCGGGCCGTGGATACGGTCGGGGCGGAGACATCGCGAACGGGACATCGAGTGCGTCCCAAAGACAGGAGAGGGTCGATGCGGTTCAGCGTGTGGCCGGGGCCAACGCAGTCCTGGGAGTTGGTCCTCGCGCTCGCCCGGCGCGCGGATGAGACCGGCTGGGACGGGGTGTGGTTCGCCGACCACTTCATGCCCAACAGGGACGACCCGCGTGGGGACACGCTCGAGTGCTGGGCGACGATCGCGGCGCTGGCCGCCGCGGTTCCGCGTGTCCGGCTGGGCACGCTGGTGTGCGGCAACACCTACCGCCACCCTGCGGTGCTGGCGAACCAGGCCGCCGCGGTCGACGTCATCTGCGGTGGGCGCTTCACCCTCGGGATCGGTGCGGGGTGGCAGCGCAACGAGCACGACCGGTACGGCATCTCGTTCCCGTCGACGCGTGAACGGCTCGAGCGGCTCGATGAAGCGTGCCAGGTGATCAAGTTGCTCACCACACGTGAGCGCGCGGACTTCTCCGGCCGCTACTACGGACTCGACGGCGCCCCGCTGGAGCCCAAGCCCCTCCAGGACCCGCTGCCGCTCCTGGTCGGTGGCGGCGGGGAGAAGGTGACGTTGCGCATCGCCGCGGAACACGCCGACGCGTGGAACACCTGGGGCAACCCGGATGTGATGCGCCACAAGGTCGAGGTGCTCGAAGGGCACTGTGAGGACCTCGGGCGTGATCCGTCGACCATCCAGCGGAGCGCCAACGCGTTCGTCCACGTCCGCCACGACCAGGCCGAGAGCGATCGGTTGCGCGCGAGCGTCCCGGCGAGCCGCTCGATCGTCGGAACGGCCGGTGAGCTGACCGACATGATGGGCGCCTACCGCGCCGCCGGGATCGACGAGTTCATCGTCCCCGATTTCCACCTCGACGACGGCGGCGAGCGCGCCGAGTTCTACGACCGGTTCATCGAGGAGGTCGCAGCGCCGCTACGCGACTGAACTGAACGACCGCGACAGATCGTCTGCGCCACACTCCACGTTCCTGGGACGGAGGTACAACGACCGCCAGCCTCCACGACGACATCGCCGCCAAGGTGGTTTCGATCCGGGCGAGATTGTGCGACGATCGCTGCCGCGTTGCCCTCCTGACTTGTTCTGGCGTTGGGAAGCGAGCACATCCCATGGACCAACTGCGCCGCCCGTTCCTGCTCGTGGCGGTGGCGATGATCGTCCTCGTCGTGCTGGTCGAGGTGGGCAGCCGCTGGGCATCCGGCGGGGCTGCTCCGGTCGCGAGGGTCGCGCAGGTTCCCGGTCTGGAGGAACTTCGCGGCGCAGAAGCCGCATCACTAGCGCGGGTCGCGGAGCCACCCGGCCGGGGGATCTTCGCGATGGCGCTGCTGGACGGGGTACTCGCGTTTCGCATCGCACTGATGGGCATGGCGCTGGTGATCCCTGCACGCGTCCTCGGTCGCGTGCAAGGGATCGCCACGGCGGTCCTGAGCCTCCTGTTCCTACTGGGCGGCATCGGCGGCCTGCTGTTCCTGTTGACCGAGTTGAGCCTCATGGTCGGGCTGTTCACCGCCGCCCCGTTCGGCACGCTGGTCTACCTTGGCCTGTGGGGGTTCTTCCCGCGGGGCGATGCCGCCGCCCTGCTCAGCCTGCTGCTGTTCCTGAAGCTCGCGTTCGTGGTGTTCCTGGTGCTGGCACAGCCGAAATTCCTCCAGGTCAAGGCGCTGGTCGCGCTGGTGGCGACGTCGCTCGTGGCCAACCTGATCTTGGCCTTCCTCCACGGGCTGATTCCCAACCCGGTGACCAGCATCGCCGACGAGATCGGCGCCATCATCGTGGTGATACTGGGGCTGGTCTGGGCTGCGTTGATGTTGGTTGGGGCGATCCCGGGAATCGTCAAGGCAGTGCGGGTGGACCGGGCGCTGGCCCGCTGACGACCTAGTCAGCGAGCGCAAGCGAGCAGTCAGATCCGACGGTGCGGCAGAAGATGGTCGCCGTTGCCCCGTCCTGCCCCACGGGGATCTTCAGCGGGAAGTCCCCGGACTCCGGTCGCCAGTCGTCGATCACGACGTCGTCGGGATTGTTCGGGGCGAGGTCGATCTCCACCGCGGGAACGCTCGGGCGCACCGCCGTCAGGGACAGCAGACGGGTCGGGGCGCCTGCCCGTGCGATCTCGACCTGGCAGCTCGTGAGCGCAGGGATCAGGAACCGTCGGGCCGTCCGGTCGAAGCAGCCGGAAGCGATGTGCTCAGCTTCGACGGCAGGTGCCTGCCGGAGTTGGAAACGTTCCACCCAACCGTGGTCATCGGGATCAACGCTGGCCTGCTCACGGTTCGCGCCCACGATGACGAGCACGACGAACAAGAGGACGACGAGCACGATCAGGACGGTCACCTTCCCAGGCATCGCTTCTCCGGTCTGCTCATCCGCAGTGACCCCCGGTCTGCCGTGATCGGAGAGGACCTGGCGTCGTGGCGCGTGTACCCGGATCCACGGTGAGGAAGCTCACGAGGGCTGCTCCGCGGGAAGGCGGCGGACCTGTCCGGGATCGAGCGGCTGGACGGGTCGGATGGTGGCCTCGGTCGGGACCTCGATGCGGATGCATTCGGCGATGCTGTCCTTCGGGAAGCGGCGCAGCACCGTCACTGTTGTGCGTCCTCGGGGCACGTTGTCGTCACGGTCTATGACGATGACCTCGATATCGTGCCGGGCGAAGCGCGGACACCCTGCCGACAAGCGCACCTCGGCGGATGGGCCGGTCCCGATCGGCTCGTTGCCGCGGAGGTCGATCCAGACGATGTCGAGGGCGTCTGTCGGGTCGTCGTCTTCGACGTCGACCTCAAGGGTGGTGCGCAGGAACTCCTGGTCGCCGTCCGACTCGTTCGCCGTGAACGGGCTGTCCTCCGCCGCCGGCCTGATCTCCGCGATCGTCGGCCCGGGGGTACCCGTGTCATCTGCGGGCAGCGGGCCGTCCCTGGCGACAATCGCGATCACCGTCCCACCACAACCACCGCGGCGACAACAGCGGCGATCCACCAGGGGAACGGACGCGGCGAGCGCCCTTCGGGGACCTCCACGCTGATGCGCTGACTCTCGTGATGGACGTCGTCGGGATCGTCCTCGGCATGGAGCCGTGACGGGAGGCTCTGGGCGTTGCTCAACCACCTTGAGCCGGACGTGTGACGTGCCGGCCGCCGCGTCCGCCGGCACGGCCACGTCCACCGTGAACATCACCGCCTCGTCGACCCCCGCCTCGCGCACCGGTTCGCGGACCGTGTACCAGTGCTCGTGAGCGGGATCATCGGTCAACGCCATCGCACGCATCGTGCGGGCCGCGCCGGTCTTGTTCTGCACGCTGAACACCACCGACCCGGCGCGTGACGCCCCGTCCAAGGGCACGTGGTCGGTCCCGGCTCGATCGTGAAGTAGCTCATGCGCGACCGTCCTCGTCCTGCGGGGCTGGTTCCTCGTCTGGGCCGGCGGTGCGCGGGTAGACGATGTCGTATGTGGCATGCGCGGGGCGTTCGACACGGACGATCCGCTCGATCAGCGGCGCCAGGTGCGCGGCAGCCTCCGGGACGGACACCGTGACGTGGAAGCCCGGATCGGTCGCGTCGTCGACCTGGAAGCCGGAAACGCCGGTGGCGGTCTCCAGGAACAGCAGGAGCCCCTCGGCGGTGCCCCGGCGAGCCGATAGTTGGGGTGCCAGCGCGATCAGGTTGCGCAGACGGCCGAGTCCAGCGGCGAAGCGCTGTTGCGGACCGCCCTCGGCCGCGTCGGCGAGGACCCAGTCAAGGTCCACCCAGCGGCTGAGGAACGGGACCATGTTGGGAGGCGCCAGGTAGGGGTCGAGGTACTCGTCGAGCCGTTCCAGGACGGCTTCGGCAGGGGCGTGGAACTGATCCATCGCGTCGAGGAGAGCGATCAGCGGGCTCCCAGGTTTCAGGGCGGTCTGGTAGACGCCTGGCAGAAGGCGCTGGATGGCCTCGCGTCGCATCAGGTTCTCACCACCTCGACGTCGTGGTCGCCGGACACGAACAGCCACGTGGGAGGGAGCGTGACGGATTCATCGAACTCCGACCGGGATGCCCGCGTGAACTCCTCCCCGGGAGGCGTCTCGGGAGCGCCCACGCTGCGGTAGACGCCAGCCGGGCCTCCGGCCAACAGCATCGACGTGTCCGGGTCGGTGGCGAGCGTCCGCACCGGGTGGAAGCGCCCGACCTCCCGCAACGGCAGGCCCGAATCGACGGCCGGCCGCCACCACCGGCGTTCCTCGCCGCGTAGCGGCAGCCGCTGCACCCCTGCCAGATGGGAGGCACCGAAGGCGTGGTGACCGAGGAAGGCGAGCGCCCAGCAGCTCCCACCTTCCCAGCCGTCACCCAGTTGCTGCCACGTCAACTCCTCGTCCTCGAGGCGGGTCCGGAAGCATCCCTGTCCGGGGCCACCTCCCTCGGCGGCTGTCCCGGCCCACAGGAACGTGGCGTTGCCCTCGTACTGGACCGCGAGGCTGCGGACGTCCTGCCCCTCGAGACCGGCGTGGATGAACGTTCCGGCGCGGCCCTCGAGCCGGGACCGGTAGATGCCCGCCGTTCGCTGGCCAGCGAGCGCGACTGCGAGGTTCCCGCCCGGCTGGGTGTAGGAGACGACACGGTAGAACCCGAGGTCGGGTTGTCCGGGGTCGACCGAGCTGAAGGCGGCGGTGGCTTCCGGCGTGAGCGCCTGCTCGTACAGGCCCTGCTCGGTGGCGAGGAGCAACGCCGGGGTCTCGTCACGCTGGATCCATGCCAGGTCCTCGATCGGGAAGGCGAACTGCGCCACCGGCCCATCCCCCCACGTCTCTCCCAGATCGGTCGAGACGTAGACGCGACCCGCCTCTTCGCCAGCCGGCTGGGTCGTCACCGCGAGGAACCCCGGGCGGCGTCCCAAGCCGATCCGACCGGGCTCGCGCGGGTACGGCTCGATCCTGCGGACGGTCTCCCCTTCGAACCGCCAGAGCGGCTCCCACCCGATGCCGTCGTTGAGGGAACGGAACACGTCGCTGCCGCAGGCCGCATACCAAGCGGACGGCTGGTAGGGATCGGCCGCGACGGCGGTGACGTCCGCATCGGGGACCTCGTCGACGTGCAGCCGGACGCGGTCGGCCCATATCACCCCGGGCTCGGCCAGCAAGATGTCGTAGACGTCCGACACCCGCAGCGCCTGGCCGAACGGCCAGCCGGGCCACGTCTCCCCCTGCGAGGCCCGGACACGCTGACCGGTCGGGAGCGGGTTGATCGTGCGGTGCAGCCGCTCGAGGACGCGCTGGGTGAGCGCGTTCTCGTCCTCGTCCGACCGGATGCCCACCCTGGCACGGACGGTAACCGCCTTGACCTTGGCCCATTTGACGACGCATTCGATGCCGAGCGGCCGTCTGGCCTCGAGCTGGGAGGTGACCTCGGCGAGCCCATGCGGAGTGGTGCGCGCCTCCAGGTCCGCGCTGGTTACCCGTCCGCGGGATCGGACGCCAGGCTCCACATGCGGGACGATCACCACCTCCACCGACCCGCGCGGGGCGTACGACCAGTACTCGCTGCGAGCGAACGCCCGCGCCCGGCTAACCGCCCCGGACCGGCGCGCGATCAACTCGTAGTCGCGCTCAGTGACGGCGCGGTCGCGGGCGTGGAACTCGTGCGGGCCGCGGAGCGCGGCGTTCTCCGCAGACTCGGCGTCCCGTCCCCCGATGGCCCGGATCGGGTTGGTGACCTCGACGCCAGCCACCTCGTCCAGGAAGGTGGTCAGGGTCCCCGGCGCGACGTTTCCCTCCGGACCACCGCCGGTCCGGTACCAGACCAGCACGTTCAGGCCCGGTCCGGGCACCCGGGCGAGCCCCCGGACCCGCTCCGCTGCGCCGCCCGCTCCTGGGGCCGCCAGGTCGACCGCCGGGGCGAACATGATCGTGCCCTCGATCCGGTCGACGCTGTAGACCGCCGCGTCGGGCTCCAGGTCGGCGAAGTGCTCGACCTCCTGCCAGATCCGGTAGGTCCTGCCCTGATGTTCGAGTGCCGCGCCGCGGACCGTTCCCTCGGTGTCTGCGACCTCCACCGCCACGATCAGGTCGTCGTCCGCGGTCATGACCATGGGCGGTCGCGACACCCGGAGGACCTGGCCCGGTTGCCCCGACGTCACGCCGACGTGCTCGCCTTCGACCAGCTCGCAGTGGTACGCGAGCGCTTCGACGTGCTGCTGGCCGGCTGGGATCGCGGTGGCTGCGGTGAGGACGAATACGGGCTGGTCCCCTTCACCGTCGGAGGCGCCGACGCGCGTGCCGCGCGGGATCTCGAGCGACGCCGTCGTCTCCGCGGGATCGGCACGGCTGAACCGGAGCGTCGCCCGAGCGGCTCGCGGCGGGAGCAGCTTCACACCGATCAGGTTGAGGTAGGAGCGGTACGCCTTCTCGGGCACGCGGTTGAGGCGGTAGATCATCACCTCGGTGAGGTGGGCAAACGCCTCGAGGAGGGTCATCCCCGGATCGCCAGGACCCGCCTGGGCGGTCCATCGCGAGCCGGACGACCGGATGCGCTCGAGGGCTTCCTCCAGAAGTTGGAGGAAGTCCCGGTCGTCAAGATCGGGAGTCGGGATCGGCATCAGACCTCCTCCCCGTGCAGGCGCAGCGGGTACACGAACTCGCTCAGCTCCTGCGTCGCGCGCAGCCGGTACCGGATGGTGATGACGAGCGTCTCGGCGTCGGCGCCATCCCGGTTGGCGTCGACGTCCAAGACGTCGATCCGGGGTTCCCATCGGCGCAGGGCTTGGCGCACGTAATGGATGGCCAGACCC containing:
- a CDS encoding TIGR03560 family F420-dependent LLM class oxidoreductase yields the protein MRFSVWPGPTQSWELVLALARRADETGWDGVWFADHFMPNRDDPRGDTLECWATIAALAAAVPRVRLGTLVCGNTYRHPAVLANQAAAVDVICGGRFTLGIGAGWQRNEHDRYGISFPSTRERLERLDEACQVIKLLTTRERADFSGRYYGLDGAPLEPKPLQDPLPLLVGGGGEKVTLRIAAEHADAWNTWGNPDVMRHKVEVLEGHCEDLGRDPSTIQRSANAFVHVRHDQAESDRLRASVPASRSIVGTAGELTDMMGAYRAAGIDEFIVPDFHLDDGGERAEFYDRFIEEVAAPLRD
- a CDS encoding phage tail protein, yielding MRREAIQRLLPGVYQTALKPGSPLIALLDAMDQFHAPAEAVLERLDEYLDPYLAPPNMVPFLSRWVDLDWVLADAAEGGPQQRFAAGLGRLRNLIALAPQLSARRGTAEGLLLFLETATGVSGFQVDDATDPGFHVTVSVPEAAAHLAPLIERIVRVERPAHATYDIVYPRTAGPDEEPAPQDEDGRA
- a CDS encoding baseplate J/gp47 family protein, with amino-acid sequence MPIPTPDLDDRDFLQLLEEALERIRSSGSRWTAQAGPGDPGMTLLEAFAHLTEVMIYRLNRVPEKAYRSYLNLIGVKLLPPRAARATLRFSRADPAETTASLEIPRGTRVGASDGEGDQPVFVLTAATAIPAGQQHVEALAYHCELVEGEHVGVTSGQPGQVLRVSRPPMVMTADDDLIVAVEVADTEGTVRGAALEHQGRTYRIWQEVEHFADLEPDAAVYSVDRIEGTIMFAPAVDLAAPGAGGAAERVRGLARVPGPGLNVLVWYRTGGGPEGNVAPGTLTTFLDEVAGVEVTNPIRAIGGRDAESAENAALRGPHEFHARDRAVTERDYELIARRSGAVSRARAFARSEYWSYAPRGSVEVVIVPHVEPGVRSRGRVTSADLEARTTPHGLAEVTSQLEARRPLGIECVVKWAKVKAVTVRARVGIRSDEDENALTQRVLERLHRTINPLPTGQRVRASQGETWPGWPFGQALRVSDVYDILLAEPGVIWADRVRLHVDEVPDADVTAVAADPYQPSAWYAACGSDVFRSLNDGIGWEPLWRFEGETVRRIEPYPREPGRIGLGRRPGFLAVTTQPAGEEAGRVYVSTDLGETWGDGPVAQFAFPIEDLAWIQRDETPALLLATEQGLYEQALTPEATAAFSSVDPGQPDLGFYRVVSYTQPGGNLAVALAGQRTAGIYRSRLEGRAGTFIHAGLEGQDVRSLAVQYEGNATFLWAGTAAEGGGPGQGCFRTRLEDEELTWQQLGDGWEGGSCWALAFLGHHAFGASHLAGVQRLPLRGEERRWWRPAVDSGLPLREVGRFHPVRTLATDPDTSMLLAGGPAGVYRSVGAPETPPGEEFTRASRSEFDESVTLPPTWLFVSGDHDVEVVRT